In a single window of the Streptomyces sp. HUAS ZL42 genome:
- a CDS encoding DUF6069 family protein, whose translation MNDTGVAAGPASGRSSRTNRLRRLAGTGFIATLAAMAATTLAAALARAGGVDFEIPDGGETIPLSGFAVVTGFFSVVGTVIAGAFLRWSARPAQRFVWTAGSLTAISLVPPVLSGADTPTTTALLGLHLVPATVMIPTLARSLRTRTD comes from the coding sequence ATGAATGACACCGGGGTCGCCGCAGGGCCGGCCTCGGGCCGGAGCAGCCGCACCAACCGACTCCGCAGGCTCGCCGGCACCGGCTTCATCGCCACGCTCGCAGCGATGGCGGCCACCACCCTCGCCGCTGCGCTTGCCCGGGCCGGTGGCGTCGACTTCGAGATCCCCGATGGGGGCGAGACGATCCCGTTGTCCGGGTTCGCCGTGGTGACCGGCTTCTTCTCGGTGGTGGGCACCGTCATCGCCGGCGCTTTTCTTCGTTGGAGTGCTCGCCCCGCCCAGCGATTCGTGTGGACTGCAGGTTCGCTCACCGCGATCTCGTTGGTCCCGCCCGTCCTCTCGGGGGCAGACACCCCGACCACCACCGCCCTCCTCGGGCTGCACCTCGTCCCTGCGACAGTGATGATCCCCACCCTGGCGCGGAGCCTCCGCACCCGGACGGATTGA
- a CDS encoding zinc ribbon domain-containing protein YjdM, whose product MIENPPPCPKCSCGYTYEMNSLVVCPECGHEWVPAETGAEGGEATGGRVIKDAVGNVLQDGDTVVVVKALKVKGSPSGIKAGTKVRNIRLVDGVDGHDIDCKVEGFGAMQLKSSVVKKA is encoded by the coding sequence ATGATCGAGAATCCTCCTCCCTGTCCGAAGTGCTCTTGTGGGTACACATACGAGATGAACTCCCTGGTGGTGTGCCCGGAGTGCGGCCACGAATGGGTTCCCGCCGAGACGGGTGCCGAGGGCGGCGAAGCCACCGGGGGACGCGTCATCAAGGACGCCGTCGGCAATGTGCTGCAGGACGGCGACACCGTGGTCGTCGTGAAGGCGCTCAAGGTCAAGGGCAGCCCCTCGGGGATCAAGGCCGGGACCAAGGTGCGCAACATCCGGTTGGTCGACGGCGTCGACGGCCACGACATCGACTGCAAGGTCGAGGGCTTCGGGGCGATGCAGCTCAAGTCGAGCGTCGTAAAGAAGGCCTGA
- a CDS encoding ArsR/SmtB family transcription factor: protein MSVPLYQAKAEFFRMLGHPVRIRVLELLQDGPMPVRDLLSAIEVEPAGLSQQLAVLRRSGIVTSVREGSTVVYELAGGDVTDLMKAARWILTEMLAGRSELLAELREAEGVAR, encoded by the coding sequence GTGTCCGTTCCGCTGTACCAGGCCAAGGCCGAGTTCTTCCGGATGCTGGGGCATCCCGTACGGATACGGGTGCTGGAGCTGTTGCAGGACGGGCCGATGCCGGTTCGGGACCTGCTCTCGGCCATCGAGGTGGAGCCCGCCGGTCTCTCGCAGCAGCTGGCGGTGCTGCGCCGCTCGGGGATCGTGACGTCGGTGCGGGAGGGTTCGACGGTCGTCTACGAGCTGGCCGGCGGGGACGTCACCGACCTGATGAAGGCGGCCCGGTGGATCCTGACCGAGATGCTGGCCGGGCGCAGCGAGCTTCTGGCCGAGTTGCGGGAAGCCGAGGGCGTCGCGCGATGA
- a CDS encoding SulP family inorganic anion transporter: protein MTTAFSRVWARIAALLPGRDDLVEMRRDPRRDLLAGLTVAIVALPLALGFGVSSGLGAEAGLATAVVAGALAAVFGGSNLQVSGPTGAMTVVLVPIVGQYGPTGVLTVGLMAGVMLVALAALRAGKYMQYVPAPVVEGFTLGIACVIGLQQIPNALGVPKPEGDRVLVVTWRAAAEFAEAPNWTAVGFAIAVAALMLLGARWRPTVPFSILAVIAATVVAQLAHLDAAKPIGDLPSGLPVPSLSFLDLGALGTLLAPAVAVAALAALESLLSASVADGMTVGQKHAPDRELFGQGLANIAAPLFGGVPATGAIARTAVNVRAGAGSRLAALTHAAVLAVIVFAAAPLVSKIPLSALAGVLLATAIRMVEVGSLKAMAKATRSDALILVLTAVATLALDLVYAVILGLVVAGVLALRAVAKQARFDQVPLDRGDHTAEEHALLAEHIVAYRIDGPLFFAAAHRFLLELTEVADVRVVILRMSRVSTMDATGALVLKDAVERLQRRGILVLASGIRPGQLQVLDSVGALDLLRHEGQEYATTPEAIRGARDHLEMAGVLAAVPAQPTTATSEGAVR from the coding sequence ATGACCACGGCATTCAGCCGAGTGTGGGCCCGGATCGCCGCGCTGCTGCCCGGCCGGGACGATCTGGTGGAGATGCGGCGCGACCCTCGCCGGGACCTGCTCGCGGGTCTGACCGTGGCGATCGTCGCGCTGCCGCTCGCGCTGGGTTTCGGCGTCTCCTCCGGGCTCGGTGCGGAGGCGGGTCTGGCGACGGCCGTGGTCGCGGGCGCGCTCGCCGCGGTCTTCGGCGGATCGAATCTGCAGGTGTCCGGTCCGACCGGTGCGATGACCGTGGTCCTCGTGCCGATCGTGGGCCAGTACGGGCCGACCGGTGTGCTCACCGTCGGTCTCATGGCCGGCGTCATGCTTGTCGCCCTGGCGGCGCTGCGGGCCGGCAAGTACATGCAGTACGTGCCCGCCCCGGTCGTCGAGGGCTTCACCCTCGGCATCGCGTGCGTGATCGGCCTGCAGCAGATCCCGAACGCGCTCGGCGTGCCCAAGCCCGAAGGCGACCGCGTCCTGGTGGTGACGTGGCGGGCCGCGGCGGAGTTCGCCGAGGCCCCGAACTGGACGGCCGTCGGCTTCGCGATCGCGGTGGCCGCACTCATGTTGCTCGGTGCCCGATGGCGGCCGACCGTCCCGTTCTCCATCCTGGCCGTGATCGCCGCGACGGTCGTGGCACAGCTCGCGCACCTGGACGCGGCGAAGCCGATCGGCGACCTGCCGTCCGGGCTGCCCGTGCCGTCGTTGTCCTTTCTCGACCTCGGCGCGCTGGGGACCCTGCTCGCCCCGGCCGTGGCGGTCGCCGCACTGGCCGCACTGGAATCCCTGCTGTCGGCGTCGGTGGCCGACGGCATGACCGTGGGGCAGAAGCACGCCCCTGACCGTGAGCTGTTCGGGCAGGGGCTGGCCAACATCGCCGCCCCGCTGTTCGGCGGTGTCCCGGCAACCGGGGCGATCGCCCGCACCGCGGTCAACGTCCGCGCCGGCGCCGGCTCCCGCCTCGCCGCCCTCACCCACGCCGCGGTTCTCGCAGTGATCGTCTTCGCCGCCGCACCCCTCGTCTCGAAGATCCCGCTCTCCGCCCTCGCCGGTGTCCTGCTGGCCACCGCGATCCGCATGGTCGAGGTCGGCTCCCTGAAGGCCATGGCGAAGGCCACCCGCTCCGACGCGCTCATCCTCGTCCTGACCGCCGTCGCCACGCTCGCCCTGGACCTCGTCTACGCGGTGATCCTCGGTCTCGTCGTCGCCGGTGTCCTCGCCCTGCGCGCCGTCGCCAAACAGGCCCGCTTCGACCAGGTGCCGCTCGACCGGGGCGATCACACAGCCGAGGAACACGCCCTGCTCGCCGAGCACATCGTCGCGTACCGCATCGACGGCCCGCTGTTCTTCGCCGCCGCCCACCGCTTCCTCCTGGAGCTGACCGAGGTGGCCGACGTTCGAGTCGTCATCCTGCGCATGTCGCGGGTCTCCACGATGGACGCCACCGGGGCCCTGGTCCTCAAGGACGCGGTGGAAAGGCTTCAGAGGCGCGGCATCCTGGTGCTCGCCTCCGGGATACGCCCCGGCCAGCTCCAGGTCCTCGATTCCGTCGGCGCGCTGGACCTGCTGCGTCACGAGGGCCAGGAGTACGCCACCACACCCGAGGCGATCAGGGGTGCGCGCGATCACTTGGAGATGGCCGGCGTCCTTGCGGCCGTCCCGGCCCAGCCGACCACGGCCACCAGCGAGGGAGCAGTCCGATGA
- a CDS encoding pyridoxamine 5'-phosphate oxidase family protein — protein sequence MSTRPPVLRMTEVSGAEAVWLVEGSSVGRLVYVQREQAVVRPARHVWEFGSLIVRTPTPAAAVPSSATYQVDEVGAATGTGWTVTATGPADVITDRDEAAHYKRTLPGWVHGPHDTLVRIRPQTVTGFRFAQSAEG from the coding sequence ATGAGTACCCGTCCCCCCGTACTGCGCATGACCGAGGTCTCCGGTGCGGAGGCCGTGTGGCTCGTGGAGGGCAGCAGTGTGGGGCGGCTGGTGTACGTGCAGCGGGAGCAGGCTGTCGTCCGTCCCGCCCGGCACGTGTGGGAGTTCGGCAGCCTGATCGTCCGTACGCCGACGCCGGCCGCGGCGGTGCCTTCGTCCGCGACGTACCAGGTGGACGAGGTGGGCGCCGCGACGGGCACCGGCTGGACGGTGACCGCGACCGGGCCCGCCGACGTGATCACCGACCGGGACGAGGCCGCCCACTACAAACGCACCTTGCCCGGCTGGGTCCACGGACCGCACGACACACTCGTCCGCATCCGCCCGCAGACCGTGACCGGCTTCCGCTTCGCCCAGAGCGCGGAGGGCTGA
- a CDS encoding ATP-binding protein: protein MSTRLDALPYRHVLTLPAEPSAVRAARETAEQALVEWGIGLRHPTVDPALLIVSELVTNSVRHAAVLSAQVTVIYAAGEDCLAFAVHDRHPYQPPLYGSVTCAGTGTPAGGLATVMELVFGLGGTAVVRADADGQGKTIWITLPL from the coding sequence ATGTCCACGCGGCTCGATGCCCTGCCGTACCGGCATGTGCTCACGCTGCCCGCCGAGCCGTCCGCCGTCCGGGCAGCCCGCGAGACGGCCGAACAGGCACTGGTCGAGTGGGGGATCGGCCTGCGCCACCCCACGGTGGACCCGGCCCTGCTGATCGTCAGCGAGCTGGTCACCAACAGCGTGCGGCACGCCGCGGTCCTGTCCGCGCAGGTCACGGTGATCTACGCGGCGGGCGAGGACTGCCTGGCCTTCGCCGTCCACGACCGCCACCCCTACCAGCCACCGCTTTACGGATCGGTCACCTGTGCCGGCACCGGCACCCCGGCGGGCGGCCTGGCCACCGTGATGGAGCTGGTCTTCGGCCTGGGCGGCACCGCGGTCGTCCGTGCGGATGCCGACGGCCAGGGCAAGACCATCTGGATCACTTTGCCCCTCTGA
- a CDS encoding STAS domain-containing protein yields the protein MTIDWRYTVEENLGILSVAGYLGPDAVRRFTGAIGWALARGTGPVVVDLTELRSWSAEGQLAITEAARRLAEAGRGLELAAIPADGSLVPAGDFPPIPVHADLAAAFAAHSAEHGERVEGRHEWRTTGWPTRDGQGE from the coding sequence ATGACCATCGACTGGCGTTACACCGTCGAGGAGAACCTCGGCATCCTCTCCGTCGCCGGATACCTGGGCCCCGACGCCGTCCGCCGCTTCACCGGCGCGATCGGATGGGCGCTGGCGCGTGGCACCGGCCCGGTCGTCGTCGACCTGACCGAGCTGCGCAGCTGGTCGGCCGAGGGGCAGCTCGCCATCACCGAGGCCGCACGCCGTCTCGCGGAAGCGGGCCGCGGCCTGGAGCTCGCCGCGATCCCAGCCGACGGGTCCCTCGTCCCTGCGGGCGACTTCCCGCCCATCCCGGTCCACGCCGACCTGGCTGCCGCGTTCGCCGCGCACAGCGCGGAACACGGGGAACGAGTGGAGGGGCGCCACGAATGGCGCACCACGGGCTGGCCGACCCGCGATGGACAGGGCGAGTGA
- a CDS encoding ArsR/SmtB family transcription factor: MSTPLYQLKAEFFKTLGHPARIRVLELLSEREHAVAEMLPEVGIEPAHLSQQLAVLRRANLVVTRKEGSTVYYSLTSPHVAELLRVARTILSGVLAGQAELLADLQAAQGEGKPPS; encoded by the coding sequence GTGAGTACGCCGCTGTACCAGCTGAAGGCCGAGTTCTTCAAAACGCTCGGCCACCCCGCGCGCATCCGGGTCCTGGAACTGCTGAGCGAACGCGAGCACGCGGTCGCCGAGATGCTGCCCGAGGTGGGCATCGAGCCCGCGCACCTCTCGCAGCAGCTGGCCGTGCTGCGGCGGGCCAACCTGGTCGTGACCCGTAAGGAGGGCTCGACCGTGTACTACTCGCTGACCAGCCCGCATGTGGCCGAGCTCCTGCGGGTGGCCCGCACGATCCTTTCGGGCGTGCTGGCGGGTCAGGCCGAACTGCTCGCCGACCTGCAGGCCGCCCAGGGGGAGGGGAAGCCGCCGTCGTAG
- a CDS encoding NADH-quinone oxidoreductase subunit B family protein: MGLLRKIRTTGRVAEPAPPRPRGDVPEKARELGGSVQVRCVDAGSCNGCEIEIAAAFNPVYDAERYGARLVASPRHADVALVTGPVTRNMAEPLRRTVAAMGEPRLVVAVGDCAINCGEFAGGYGVEGAVSDVVPVDLAVPGCPPEPGEIVAALRRVTGR; encoded by the coding sequence ATGGGCCTGTTGCGCAAGATCCGCACTACCGGGCGGGTCGCCGAGCCCGCGCCGCCGCGCCCGCGGGGTGACGTGCCGGAGAAGGCGCGGGAGCTCGGCGGTTCGGTGCAGGTGCGGTGTGTGGACGCGGGCTCGTGCAACGGCTGCGAGATCGAGATCGCCGCTGCCTTCAACCCGGTGTACGACGCCGAGCGGTACGGCGCGCGGCTGGTGGCCTCGCCCCGGCATGCGGATGTGGCGCTGGTGACCGGGCCGGTGACGCGGAACATGGCGGAGCCCCTGCGGCGCACGGTCGCCGCGATGGGCGAGCCGCGGCTGGTCGTGGCGGTGGGCGACTGTGCGATCAACTGCGGGGAGTTCGCGGGCGGCTACGGCGTTGAGGGCGCCGTCTCCGATGTCGTACCGGTGGACCTGGCCGTGCCCGGTTGCCCGCCGGAGCCGGGAGAGATCGTGGCGGCGCTCAGGCGAGTGACCGGACGGTGA
- a CDS encoding proton-conducting transporter membrane subunit, which produces MSVIPAALATATALAGAGAPAGLGLPYRLRVPVVGALTAGVGVSGGVAGVAALGGSRWAATLPGVLPLAGAHAAVDALAGLFMAVAGAVVGAVAVYGIGYAAGHGAHGLGSRTAQSVLPLFALTLVLVPVAASVSTFLVLWELMALGSLLLVLAEHRERPSVRQAGVWYAVMTHLGLVLLLAGFALFAAQAGGETFAALRAGADAVSPTVRGLVFVLAGLAFTSKAGALPLHAWLPRAHPEAPSPVSALMSAAMVNLGVYGLVRTGLDLLGGGPAWWWLALLAVGAASAVYGILQAAMASDLKRLLAYSTSENMGLVLIGVGASGLFAAYGDRPLAALALSAALLHVVNHSAFKALLFCAAGSVVRATGLRDLDRLGGLRSRMPVTAGLFALAALGAVALPPGNGFISEWLLLQSLIHGLQVPGVAVAVVLPLSVALIALSAGIAAAAFVKALGVGFFARPRSEQAATAKEAPFLMLTGMGLLGLLCAALALVPGLLGEGLDRAVGATGLPGRGEVSGGGLKVRLAAVSATLSPLWVVAALAAVFLLAVGLPRLYGRRRRRADARLWDCGGGAPTPRMAYTATSFAEPLQRVFDDVLAPEQDLNVTPVRESAYLVERVRFQRRVPDRLEHRLYEPVLRSLAGAGQAARRLAGGSVHLYLGYGFVGLVALLLILAVGW; this is translated from the coding sequence GTGAGCGTGATCCCGGCCGCCCTCGCGACGGCCACCGCACTGGCCGGAGCGGGCGCGCCGGCCGGGCTCGGGCTGCCGTACCGGCTGCGCGTGCCGGTCGTGGGAGCGTTGACGGCGGGCGTTGGGGTGAGCGGTGGCGTGGCGGGTGTGGCTGCACTGGGCGGCAGCCGCTGGGCGGCCACGCTCCCCGGCGTGTTGCCGCTGGCCGGGGCGCACGCGGCGGTGGACGCGCTGGCGGGGCTGTTCATGGCGGTGGCGGGGGCCGTCGTGGGCGCGGTCGCGGTGTACGGCATCGGTTACGCGGCCGGGCACGGCGCGCACGGGCTGGGCTCGCGCACCGCTCAGTCGGTGCTGCCTCTGTTCGCCCTCACCCTGGTGCTGGTGCCCGTGGCGGCGTCGGTGTCCACGTTCCTGGTGCTGTGGGAACTGATGGCGCTCGGCTCGCTGCTGCTGGTGCTCGCCGAGCATCGGGAACGTCCTTCAGTGCGGCAGGCGGGTGTCTGGTATGCGGTGATGACGCACCTCGGCCTGGTGCTGTTGCTGGCCGGGTTCGCCCTGTTCGCGGCGCAGGCGGGCGGGGAGACGTTCGCCGCCCTGCGGGCGGGCGCGGACGCTGTGTCGCCGACGGTGCGCGGGCTGGTGTTCGTCCTGGCCGGGCTGGCGTTCACGTCGAAGGCGGGCGCACTGCCGCTGCACGCCTGGCTGCCGCGCGCGCATCCCGAAGCGCCCAGCCCCGTTTCGGCGTTGATGAGCGCCGCCATGGTCAACCTCGGCGTCTACGGCCTCGTCCGCACCGGCCTCGACCTGCTGGGCGGTGGACCGGCCTGGTGGTGGCTCGCCTTGCTGGCGGTCGGCGCGGCCAGCGCCGTCTACGGCATCCTCCAGGCCGCGATGGCCTCCGACCTCAAACGGCTGCTGGCCTACTCGACGAGCGAGAACATGGGCCTGGTCCTGATCGGGGTGGGGGCGTCCGGGCTGTTCGCCGCCTACGGCGACCGTCCGCTCGCCGCGCTGGCCCTGTCCGCGGCGCTGTTGCACGTGGTCAACCACTCGGCATTCAAGGCCCTGCTGTTCTGCGCGGCCGGGTCCGTCGTTCGGGCCACCGGCCTGCGGGATCTGGACCGGCTGGGCGGGCTGCGCTCCCGGATGCCGGTCACGGCTGGGCTGTTCGCGCTCGCAGCGCTCGGTGCCGTGGCCCTGCCGCCGGGTAACGGTTTCATCAGCGAGTGGCTGCTGTTGCAGTCGCTGATCCACGGACTTCAGGTGCCGGGCGTCGCGGTGGCGGTCGTCCTGCCGCTGTCGGTGGCACTGATCGCGCTGTCCGCCGGCATTGCCGCGGCGGCGTTCGTCAAGGCGCTCGGGGTCGGCTTCTTCGCCCGTCCCCGCAGCGAGCAGGCCGCCACGGCCAAGGAAGCGCCCTTCCTCATGCTGACCGGAATGGGGTTGCTCGGGTTGCTGTGCGCGGCTCTGGCCCTGGTGCCCGGGCTGCTGGGCGAGGGCCTGGACCGGGCCGTGGGCGCGACGGGGCTGCCAGGCCGTGGCGAGGTGTCAGGGGGTGGGCTGAAGGTGCGGCTCGCGGCTGTGTCGGCAACGCTGTCGCCGCTGTGGGTGGTGGCCGCGCTGGCCGCCGTGTTCCTGCTGGCCGTTGGTCTGCCCAGGCTGTACGGGCGCAGGCGGCGCCGTGCCGACGCCCGGCTGTGGGACTGCGGCGGAGGTGCGCCGACGCCGCGCATGGCCTACACGGCGACCTCTTTCGCGGAACCGTTGCAGCGGGTGTTCGACGATGTCCTTGCCCCAGAACAGGATCTGAACGTCACGCCGGTGCGCGAGTCGGCGTATCTGGTGGAGCGCGTGCGCTTCCAGCGCCGGGTTCCCGACCGGCTCGAACACCGGCTGTACGAACCGGTGCTGCGCTCGCTCGCCGGGGCCGGGCAGGCAGCCCGGCGGCTGGCGGGCGGCAGCGTCCACCTCTATCTCGGCTACGGCTTCGTCGGCCTGGTCGCCCTGCTGTTGATCCTGGCGGTGGGCTGGTGA